In Prionailurus viverrinus isolate Anna chromosome D1, UM_Priviv_1.0, whole genome shotgun sequence, the DNA window GTAGAATaagcatttctccaaaaaagacctACAAACAGTCAACAGAACATACAATGGCATAATGGcataacatcactcatcattagggaaatccAGGTtgaaattacaatgagatatcatctcctATCTTCCAAGATGGCtattactaaaaaaacaaaagacaacaagtATTGACAAGGATATAAGGAAATATGGACCCATGCACACtattgggaatgtaaaatagatccactatagaaaacagtatggagattcctcaaaaaaattaagagtagagCTACCTTTGGCAAAATCTTGGGAAATGGCTTTCTTTACCCATTATGAAAGTGTTTCCATGGTACTAAGCAATTTCCTTTGTGATGATTTGCTTTCAACAAAAACATATTGTGATAAAATGAGGGACTGATTATAAGGATGTatatttttggattaaaaaaagaggaaaattgagcaagtttttttttgtttttgtttttactaaattCTGACCAGTTTATCTTGGCAAAACCTGTTGGTTTAAGTCTTAACTATTGTCAGGTAGTCATCAAACATCTGGTGGAAGAAATCCTAATATTGGTTAATgactaaaaagaaatgtaaaaagccTTGtcaaagtagtttttaaaaactcgAATTTGTGGTCTAACAATAAATATCCTCTCAGTCTTGAAATTTCAACATGTCTCCTACTTAAAACTTTGTTCCCAGTAGTATTTTGCAAAGCCTCCGACGAATCTCTTTGGTTTTGATGGAATAAATGATGGGGTTGAGCATAGGAGGCACAAAGAGATAGATCAGGGACATGAGTGTATGTACATACTGTGGGGCATGCCTCCCATAGCGAGCAACCATGGACACACCAACCATGGGCACATAGAACATGAGCACAGCACACAAGTGAGACACACATGTATTCAGTGTCTTCAGTCTTTCCTCCCAGGATGCAATGACAAGTACAGAGCGCAGTATGAGCACGTAAGAGAGAAGAATGAGTGCAGAATCCAGACCAAAGTTACAGATGACAATGAATTGACCATAAATATTATTGATGGTGATGTCACCACAGGGCAAGCGGATCAGATCTGGATGCAGGCAGTAAGCATGGGAGAGTACATTGGCCTTGCAGAAGGGCAACCTCTTCAGAAGGAAAGGCAGTGGGAAAACCATACAGAAACTGCGGATGATAACAGCCATGCCCATACACACCACACAGGCACCAGTAAGAACTGTGGCATAACGCAGTGGGttacagatggccacatagcggtcaaaGCTCATAACCAACAGAATCCCCGACTCTATGAAGGAGAAGAGGTGGATAAAGAACATTTGAGCCATGCAAGAATCAAAGCTGATCTTCTGTAAGTGGAAGCAAAATGTGGCCAACACCGTGGGCAGTGTGGAAAAGGACACACCTAGGTCATTAACTGATAACAGGGACAAGAAATAGTACATAGGCTGATGCAAACTCTGTTCCTCCTTGATAATGAAAAGGATAAGGGCATTTCCCACAATGGAGACAGTGTAGAGGGTACCAAGGAGCAGAAACACATAGTGTTGGGAGGTCCCCAGCCCTGAGAACCCTGTCAGGGTAAAGGGAGGCAACTCTGAGCTGTTGTGGGGGTTACCTCCCATA includes these proteins:
- the LOC125177028 gene encoding olfactory receptor 51I2-like; its protein translation is MGGNPHNSSELPPFTLTGFSGLGTSQHYVFLLLGTLYTVSIVGNALILFIIKEEQSLHQPMYYFLSLLSVNDLGVSFSTLPTVLATFCFHLQKISFDSCMAQMFFIHLFSFIESGILLVMSFDRYVAICNPLRYATVLTGACVVCMGMAVIIRSFCMVFPLPFLLKRLPFCKANVLSHAYCLHPDLIRLPCGDITINNIYGQFIVICNFGLDSALILLSYVLILRSVLVIASWEERLKTLNTCVSHLCAVLMFYVPMVGVSMVARYGRHAPQYVHTLMSLIYLFVPPMLNPIIYSIKTKEIRRRLCKILLGTKF